From a single Callithrix jacchus isolate 240 chromosome 5, calJac240_pri, whole genome shotgun sequence genomic region:
- the ZNF594 gene encoding LOW QUALITY PROTEIN: zinc finger protein 594 (The sequence of the model RefSeq protein was modified relative to this genomic sequence to represent the inferred CDS: deleted 3 bases in 2 codons; substituted 1 base at 1 genomic stop codon), translating into MNKMKEWKSKMEISEEKKSVRTASEKFQRQMIQKSELVETSNSEDRLLKHWVNPLKDAVRHPPSQERDIREMHIIPEKAIVGEIGHGCNEGEKILSAGQSSHRYDVCGQNFKQKSGLTEHQKICSINKTYECKQCGKTLSRSSNLIIHQIIHTGNKPYVCNECGKDSNQSSNPIIYQRIHKGKKTYICHECGKDLNQSSNLVRHKQIHSGENPYECKECGKAFKGSSNLILNQRIHSEGKPYLCNKCGKAFSQSSDLTIHHRIHTGEKPCEYYDCGQMFQQSSHLVTHQRIHTGEKSFKCNECEKAFRQPSCLTKHQRLHSGEKPYECHKCGKTFSGCTAFLKHQRLYAGEKFKECEKTFSKDEELREEPKIHQEEKAYWCNQCGRHFKGSSDLNRHQVTHTGEKPYECKECGKTFNQSSDLMRHHRIHSGEKPCVCSKCGKSFRGSSDLIRHHRIHTGEKPYECSECGKAFSQRSHLVTHQKIHTGEKPYQCNECGNAFRRHSLLIQHRRIHSGEKPYECKECEKLFMWHTGFLKHQRLHAREKLEDCEKTFSKDEELREEQRIHQEEKAYWCKCGRTFQDSSTLIRHQVTHTGEKQYECKERGKTFNQSXDLVRHHRIHSGEKPYVCNKCEKSFRSSSDLIKHHRVHTGEKPHECSECGKVFSQRSHLVTHQKIHTGEKPFQCTGCGKAFRQHSLLIQHQRIHSGEKPYECKECEKLFMWRTAFLKHQKLHAGEKLEECEKTFSKDEELREEQRIRQEEKAYWCNQCGKNFQGSSELIRHQVTHTGEKPYECKEYGKTQSELRPCKTS; encoded by the exons ATGAATAAGATGAAGGAATGGAAATCAAAGATGGaaatttctgaagaaaagaagTCAGTGAGGACTGCATCTGAAAAATTCCAAAGACAGATGATCCAGAAAAGTGAGTTAGTTGAAACCAGTAATTCTGAGGACAGATTATTAAAGCACTGGGTAAACCCTTTAAAGGATGCAGTGAGACATCCCCCTTCCCAAGAGAGAGATATTAGGGAAATGCATATTATCCCTGAGAAAGCCATTGTAGGAGAGATCGGCCATGGAtgtaatgaaggagaaa AAATACTTTCTGCAGGACAAAGCTCCCATAGATATGATGTCTGTGGCCAAAACTTCAAACAGAAGTCAGGATTAACTGAACATCAGAAAATCTGTAGTATAAATAAGACCTATGAATGTAAGCAATGTGGAAAAACCTTAAGCAGGAGCTCAAACCTGATCATACAtcagataattcatactggaaaTAAACCATATGTgtgtaatgaatgtgggaaagACTCTAATCAAAGTTCAAATCCTATTATATATCAGagaattcataaaggaaagaaaacttacaTATGTCATGAATGTGGAAAAGACCTCAATCAGAGCTCTAATCTGGTCAGACATAAGCAAATTCACAGTGGTGAGAATCCCTATGAGTGTAAAGAGTGTGGGAAGGCTTTTAAGGGAAGCTCAAACCTCATCCTAAACCAGAGAATCCACAGTGAGGGGAAGCCATATTTATGCAATAaatgtgggaaggccttcagTCAAAGTTCAGATCTTACTATACATCacagaattcacactggagagaaaccctgtgAATATTATGATTGTGGACAGATGTTCCAGCAAAGTTCACACCTTGTCAcacatcagagaattcacactggagagaaatcCTTCAAGTGTAATGAATGTGAAAAAGCTTTTAGGCAGCCTTCTTGTCTTACTAAACACCAGAGACTTCAcagtggagagaaaccctatgaatgtcaCAAATGTGGGAAGACCTTCAGTGGGTGCACAGCCTTTCTCAAACATCAGAGACTATATGCTGGAGAGAAATTTAAAGAATGTGAAAAAACCTTCAGCAAGGATGAGGAGCTTAGGGAAGAGCCGAAAATTCACCAGGAAGAGAAAGCTTATTGGTGTAATCAGTGTGGTAGGCATTTCAAGGGCAGCTCAGACCTCAATAGACATCAGGTaactcatacaggagagaaaccatatgaatgtaaagaatgtgggaaaaCTTTCAATCAGAGCTCAGACCTTATGAGACATCATAGAATTCACAGTGGAGAAAAACCTTGTGTATGTAGCAAATGTGGGAAATCTTTTAGGGGCAGCTCAGATCTTATTAGACACCATCgtattcatactggagagaaaccctatgaatgtagtgaatgtgggaaagcctttagcCAGAGGTCACATCTTGTTACACACCAGAAAATccatactggagagaagccctatCAATGCAATGAATGTGGGAATGCCTTCAGGCGGCATTCCCTCCTTATTCAGCATCGGAGAATTCATAGTGGTGAGAAgccctatgaatgtaaggaatgtgaaAAACTCTTCATGTGGCATACAGGTTTCCTCAAACATCAGAGACTGCATGCTAGAGAGAAACTTGAAGATTGTGAGAAAACTTTCAGCAAGGATGAGGAGCTTAGGGAAGAGCAGAGAATTCACCAGGAAGAAAAAGCTTATTGGTGTAAGTGTGGTAGGACCTTCCAGGACAGCTCAACCCTCATCAGACATCAGGTaactcatacaggagagaaacaaTATGAATGTAAAGAACGTGGGAAAACTTTCAATCAGAGCTGAGACCTTGTAAGACATCATAGAATCCACAGTGGAGAAAAACCTTATGTATGCAACAAATGTGAGAAatcttttaggagcagctcagatCTTATTAAACACCATCGtgttcatactggagagaaacctcaTGAATGTAGTGAATGTGGGAAAGTGTTTAGCCAGAGGTCACACCTTGTTACACACCAG AAAATccatactggagagaagcccttTCAGTGCACTGGATGTGGCAAAGCCTTCAGGCAGCATTCCCTCCTTATtcaacatcagagaattcatagtGGTGAGAAgccctatgaatgtaaggaatgtgagAAACTCTTCATGTGGCGCACAGCTTTCCTCAAACATCAGAAACTTCATGCTGGAGAGAAACTTGAAGAATGTGAGAAAACCTTCAGCAAGGATGAGGAGCTTAGGGAAGAGCAGAGAATTCGCCAGGAAGAGAAAGCTTATTGGTGTAATCAGTGTGGTAAGAATTTCCAGGGCAGCTCAGAACTTATCAGACATCAGGTaactcatacaggagagaaaccataTGAATGTAAAGAATATGGGAAAACT CAATCAGAGCTGAGACCTTGTAAGACATCATAG